A portion of the Desmodus rotundus isolate HL8 chromosome 8, HLdesRot8A.1, whole genome shotgun sequence genome contains these proteins:
- the HHATL gene encoding protein-cysteine N-palmitoyltransferase HHAT-like protein isoform X3 translates to MGVKTALPAAELGLYSLVLSGALAYAGQGLLEASQDGAHRKAFRESVRPGWEYIGRKMDVADFEWVMWFTSFRNVIIFALSGHVLFAKLCTMVAPQNGFVTGTFDLQEVLFHGGSGFTVLRCTSFALESCAHPDRRYSLADLLKYNFYLPFFFFGPIMTFDRFHAQVSQVEPVRREGELWHIRAQAGLSVVAILAVDIFFHFFYILTIPSDLKFASRLPDSALAGLAYSNLVYDWVKAAVLFGVVNTVARLDHLDPPQPPKCITALYVFAETHFDRGINDWLCKYVYDHIGGEHSAVIPELVATVATFAVTTLWLGPCEIVYLWSILNCFGLNFELWVQKLAEWEPLARIEASLSEQMSRRVRAIFGAVNFWAIIMYNLVSLNSLEFTELVARRLLLTGFPQTTLAVLFVTYCGVQLVKERERTLVLEEEQKEDKLKPE, encoded by the exons ATGGGTGTCAAGACAGCGTTGCCAGCGGCGGAGCTGGGCCTGTACTCCCTGGTGCTGAGTGGTGCCCTGGCCTATGCTGGCCAGGGCCTGCTTGAGGCTTCACAAG ATGGGGCCCACAGGAAGGCCTTCCGGGAGTCTGTGCGGCCAGGCTGGGAGTACATTGGTCGGAAGATG GACGTGGCTGACTTCGAGTGGGTGATGTGGTTCACCTCCTTCCGCAACGTCATCATATTCGCCCTCTCCGGACATGTGCTGTTTGCTAAACTCTGCACCATGGTTGCCCCCCAG AACGGGTTTGTAACGGGCACTTTTGATCTTCAAGAGGTGCTGTTTCACGGGGGCAGCGGTTTCACGGTGCTGCGTTGCACCAGCTTTGCGCTGGAGAGCTGTGCCCACCCTGACCGCCGCTACTCCCTTGCTGACCTGCTCAAGTACAACTTCTACCTGCCCTTCTTCTTCTTTGGGCCCATCATGACCTTTGACCGCTTCCACGCCCAG GTGAGCCAGGTGGAGCCGGTGAGGCGCGAGGGCGAGCTGTGGCACATCCGGGCCCAGGCGGGCCTTAGCGTGGTGGCCATCCTGGCTGTGGACATCTTCTTTCACTTCTTCTACATCCTCACCATCCCCAGTGACCTCAAGTTTGCCAGCCGCCTGCCGGACAGTGCCCTTG CTGGCCTTGCCTACTCAAACCTGGTGTATGACTGGGTGAAGGCAGCCGTCCTGTTCGGCGTCGTCAACACAGTGGCCCGCCTGGACCACTTGGACCCGCCCCAGCCGCCCAAGTGCATCACAGCGCTCTACGTCTTCGCAGAAAC GCACTTTGACCGAGGCATCAACGACTGGCTTTGCAA GTACGTGTATGACCACATTGGTGGGGAGCACTCTGCCGTGATCCCGGAGCTGGTGGCCACAGTGGCCACCTTTGCCGTCACCACGCTGTGGCTTGGGCCTTGTGAGATTGTCTACCTGTGGTCAATCCTTAACTGCTTTGGCCTCAACTTTGAGCTCTGGGTGCAGAAGCTGGCAGAGTGGGAGCCCCTGGCACGAATTGAG GCCTCTCTGTCGGAGCAGATGTCCCGCAGGGTCCGGGCCATCTTTGGGGCTGTGAACTTCTGGGCTATCATCATGTACAACCTCGTAAGCCTGAACAGCCTGGAGTTCACAGAGCTGGTCGCCCGGCGCCTGCTACTCACAG GGTTTCCCCAGACCACACTGGCCGTCCTGTTTGTCACCTACTGTGGGGTTCAGCTGGTGAAGGAGCGAGAGCGAACCCTGGTGCtagaggaggagcagaaggaggacaAACTGAAGCCGGAgtag
- the HHATL gene encoding protein-cysteine N-palmitoyltransferase HHAT-like protein isoform X1, translated as MGVKTALPAAELGLYSLVLSGALAYAGQGLLEASQDGAHRKAFRESVRPGWEYIGRKMDVADFEWVMWFTSFRNVIIFALSGHVLFAKLCTMVAPQLRSWMYAVYGALAVVGTMGPWYLLLLLGHCVSLYVASLLGQPWLCLGLGMVSLASFKLDPLISWQNGFVTGTFDLQEVLFHGGSGFTVLRCTSFALESCAHPDRRYSLADLLKYNFYLPFFFFGPIMTFDRFHAQVSQVEPVRREGELWHIRAQAGLSVVAILAVDIFFHFFYILTIPSDLKFASRLPDSALAGLAYSNLVYDWVKAAVLFGVVNTVARLDHLDPPQPPKCITALYVFAETHFDRGINDWLCKYVYDHIGGEHSAVIPELVATVATFAVTTLWLGPCEIVYLWSILNCFGLNFELWVQKLAEWEPLARIEASLSEQMSRRVRAIFGAVNFWAIIMYNLVSLNSLEFTELVARRLLLTGFPQTTLAVLFVTYCGVQLVKERERTLVLEEEQKEDKLKPE; from the exons ATGGGTGTCAAGACAGCGTTGCCAGCGGCGGAGCTGGGCCTGTACTCCCTGGTGCTGAGTGGTGCCCTGGCCTATGCTGGCCAGGGCCTGCTTGAGGCTTCACAAG ATGGGGCCCACAGGAAGGCCTTCCGGGAGTCTGTGCGGCCAGGCTGGGAGTACATTGGTCGGAAGATG GACGTGGCTGACTTCGAGTGGGTGATGTGGTTCACCTCCTTCCGCAACGTCATCATATTCGCCCTCTCCGGACATGTGCTGTTTGCTAAACTCTGCACCATGGTTGCCCCCCAG CTCCGCTCCTGGATGTATGCTGTGTATGGGGCCCTGGCTGTGGTGGGCACCATGGGCCCTTGgtacctgctgctgctgcttggccACTGTGTCAGCCTCTATGTGGCCTCGCTCCTGGGTCAGCCCTGGCTCTGTCTGGGCCTTGGCATGGTCAGCCTTGCCTCCTTCAAGCTGGACCCCCTAATCTCCTGGCAG AACGGGTTTGTAACGGGCACTTTTGATCTTCAAGAGGTGCTGTTTCACGGGGGCAGCGGTTTCACGGTGCTGCGTTGCACCAGCTTTGCGCTGGAGAGCTGTGCCCACCCTGACCGCCGCTACTCCCTTGCTGACCTGCTCAAGTACAACTTCTACCTGCCCTTCTTCTTCTTTGGGCCCATCATGACCTTTGACCGCTTCCACGCCCAG GTGAGCCAGGTGGAGCCGGTGAGGCGCGAGGGCGAGCTGTGGCACATCCGGGCCCAGGCGGGCCTTAGCGTGGTGGCCATCCTGGCTGTGGACATCTTCTTTCACTTCTTCTACATCCTCACCATCCCCAGTGACCTCAAGTTTGCCAGCCGCCTGCCGGACAGTGCCCTTG CTGGCCTTGCCTACTCAAACCTGGTGTATGACTGGGTGAAGGCAGCCGTCCTGTTCGGCGTCGTCAACACAGTGGCCCGCCTGGACCACTTGGACCCGCCCCAGCCGCCCAAGTGCATCACAGCGCTCTACGTCTTCGCAGAAAC GCACTTTGACCGAGGCATCAACGACTGGCTTTGCAA GTACGTGTATGACCACATTGGTGGGGAGCACTCTGCCGTGATCCCGGAGCTGGTGGCCACAGTGGCCACCTTTGCCGTCACCACGCTGTGGCTTGGGCCTTGTGAGATTGTCTACCTGTGGTCAATCCTTAACTGCTTTGGCCTCAACTTTGAGCTCTGGGTGCAGAAGCTGGCAGAGTGGGAGCCCCTGGCACGAATTGAG GCCTCTCTGTCGGAGCAGATGTCCCGCAGGGTCCGGGCCATCTTTGGGGCTGTGAACTTCTGGGCTATCATCATGTACAACCTCGTAAGCCTGAACAGCCTGGAGTTCACAGAGCTGGTCGCCCGGCGCCTGCTACTCACAG GGTTTCCCCAGACCACACTGGCCGTCCTGTTTGTCACCTACTGTGGGGTTCAGCTGGTGAAGGAGCGAGAGCGAACCCTGGTGCtagaggaggagcagaaggaggacaAACTGAAGCCGGAgtag
- the HHATL gene encoding protein-cysteine N-palmitoyltransferase HHAT-like protein isoform X2: MGVKTALPAAELGLYSLVLSGALAYAGQGLLEASQDGAHRKAFRESVRPGWEYIGRKMDVADFEWVMWFTSFRNVIIFALSGHVLFAKLCTMVAPQLRSWMYAVYGALAVVGTMGPWYLLLLLGHCVSLYVASLLGQPWLCLGLGMVSLASFKLDPLISWQNGFVTGTFDLQEVLFHGGSGFTVLRCTSFALESCAHPDRRYSLADLLKYNFYLPFFFFGPIMTFDRFHAQVSQVEPVRREGELWHIRAQAGLSVVAILAVDIFFHFFYILTIPSDLKFASRLPDSALAGLAYSNLVYDWVKAAVLFGVVNTVARLDHLDPPQPPKCITALYVFAETHFDRGINDWLCKYVYDHIGGEHSAVIPELVATVATFAVTTLWLGPCEIVYLWSILNCFGLNFELWVQKLAEWEPLARIETCFPTVNNDGELTRDSPRPQGPRGQDL; encoded by the exons ATGGGTGTCAAGACAGCGTTGCCAGCGGCGGAGCTGGGCCTGTACTCCCTGGTGCTGAGTGGTGCCCTGGCCTATGCTGGCCAGGGCCTGCTTGAGGCTTCACAAG ATGGGGCCCACAGGAAGGCCTTCCGGGAGTCTGTGCGGCCAGGCTGGGAGTACATTGGTCGGAAGATG GACGTGGCTGACTTCGAGTGGGTGATGTGGTTCACCTCCTTCCGCAACGTCATCATATTCGCCCTCTCCGGACATGTGCTGTTTGCTAAACTCTGCACCATGGTTGCCCCCCAG CTCCGCTCCTGGATGTATGCTGTGTATGGGGCCCTGGCTGTGGTGGGCACCATGGGCCCTTGgtacctgctgctgctgcttggccACTGTGTCAGCCTCTATGTGGCCTCGCTCCTGGGTCAGCCCTGGCTCTGTCTGGGCCTTGGCATGGTCAGCCTTGCCTCCTTCAAGCTGGACCCCCTAATCTCCTGGCAG AACGGGTTTGTAACGGGCACTTTTGATCTTCAAGAGGTGCTGTTTCACGGGGGCAGCGGTTTCACGGTGCTGCGTTGCACCAGCTTTGCGCTGGAGAGCTGTGCCCACCCTGACCGCCGCTACTCCCTTGCTGACCTGCTCAAGTACAACTTCTACCTGCCCTTCTTCTTCTTTGGGCCCATCATGACCTTTGACCGCTTCCACGCCCAG GTGAGCCAGGTGGAGCCGGTGAGGCGCGAGGGCGAGCTGTGGCACATCCGGGCCCAGGCGGGCCTTAGCGTGGTGGCCATCCTGGCTGTGGACATCTTCTTTCACTTCTTCTACATCCTCACCATCCCCAGTGACCTCAAGTTTGCCAGCCGCCTGCCGGACAGTGCCCTTG CTGGCCTTGCCTACTCAAACCTGGTGTATGACTGGGTGAAGGCAGCCGTCCTGTTCGGCGTCGTCAACACAGTGGCCCGCCTGGACCACTTGGACCCGCCCCAGCCGCCCAAGTGCATCACAGCGCTCTACGTCTTCGCAGAAAC GCACTTTGACCGAGGCATCAACGACTGGCTTTGCAA GTACGTGTATGACCACATTGGTGGGGAGCACTCTGCCGTGATCCCGGAGCTGGTGGCCACAGTGGCCACCTTTGCCGTCACCACGCTGTGGCTTGGGCCTTGTGAGATTGTCTACCTGTGGTCAATCCTTAACTGCTTTGGCCTCAACTTTGAGCTCTGGGTGCAGAAGCTGGCAGAGTGGGAGCCCCTGGCACGAATTGAG ACCTGTTTCCCCACCGTTAACAATGACGGAGAGCTGACCCGGGACTCTCCGAGACCTCAGGGACCACGTGGGCAAGACCTCTGA